The Uranotaenia lowii strain MFRU-FL unplaced genomic scaffold, ASM2978415v1 HiC_scaffold_190, whole genome shotgun sequence genome includes a window with the following:
- the LOC129759565 gene encoding putative uncharacterized protein DDB_G0271606 isoform X2: MEATIKKEPADDPVPTMGNELNAAIMAASQPQTAAQQAVQQQQIQQQQQLQQQQLQQQQLQQQQQQQQQQQQQQQQQHQQQQQTQQQQHQQQLQQQHAQNQSQQNMAQAVQQQQQQQQQQQQAATQQAQLQQQVQQLAQLSQAQQQANHQPQVITLQQLQNFLPQHQLNTITTADGTPVQVAVSSATTTPVGTPVKTFVTSPQVQQPQILNLQGIPQQILPGGQIIQNPNGLFQMIQPVQTVNVDGQDTLFVPGGIQGNPLAGAQAVQINGQQAFLTPSGQLIRAPNGVVPNFLQNMTQAVQLPNAGQATLTIPGTNITIPLGTANTAANVLAQQQQQQQQQQQQQAAVVAAATGQQQAQAQQQTQQQQQQQQHQAQQQHQAVATTAQQIQQVQPQATITIPGTNIQVPASALTTQNILPNNITTIKLEGGQNVQVRPAAAIPQVVQFPMQQTVPVQVPISTGNGQTVYQTVHVPIQAIGSAFVQPQMQVIPQIPQVANIITPSGQIQQVQLTSINPLAGLQAAAAPQNIILQQQPNLTQTAASAAVNASNPLVTSLHGGSVQPGVATTQDNGQQSQSQTQAQPQPITIAGPQVGQQITVIPSNTLPQLRQNATNIIQVPNIPGLQAIPVQNIPGIGNVQVIPSNFMQPVQPQTAASQPQLNPVNQTGQTMSLQQAAAHQLSNIKPDPSDPGKGWFIKQEVMPIQPVVSVAGTGSGAGNGVTGGSGTGTSMPTHIQPSPAGSSSLPIQPSPALVNVGPAIHQIKGEILHSPTTTQTSVNVNISLSGDGGGGGGGGHGAPRSAGGDRNSEVGAGEPQKPRVRRVACTCPNCETKGEGPPNSKKQHICHVSGCNKVYGKTSHLRAHLRWHTGG; this comes from the exons ATGGAAGCGACTATAAAAAAGGAACCGGCCGATGATCCGGTTCCAACGATG ggCAATGAACTCAATGCAGCTATCATGGCTGCATCGCAGCCGCAAACCGCTGCACAGCAAGCTGTACAGCAGCAACAAatacagcaacaacagcagcttCAACAGCAGCAacttcagcagcagcaactgcagcaacagcagcagcaacaacagcagcagcaacagcaacagcagcaacaacatcaacaacagcagcaaacacagcaacaacaacatcagcagcagctGCAGCAACAACACGCGCAGAACCAATCTCAGCAAAACATGGCACAAGCG gtgcagcaacagcagcagcagcagcaacaacaacaacaagcagCAACGCAACAAGCACAGCTGCAGCAACAGGTTCAACAGCTTGCTCAGCTGTCGCAAGCTCAGCAGCAAGCAAATCACCAACCACAAGTCATCACACTTCAGCAGCTACAGAATTTCCTACCCCAGCATCAGCTGAATACCATCACAACTGCCGATGGAACGCCCGTTCAGGTCGCAGTATCCTCGGCAACAACCACACCAGTTGGAACCCCAGTTAAAACATTCGTTACATCTCCTCAAGTGCAGCAGCCGCAGATACTGAACCTCCAAGGGATACCACAGCAGATACTACCGGGAGGACAAATCATTCAGAATCCCAACGGActttttcaaatgattcaacCAGTGCAGACGGTTAACGTAGATGGGCAGGACACCCTGTTTGTACCGGGTGGAATACAGGGTAATCCACTGGCCGGTGCCCAGGCGGTGCAGATCAATGGTCAACAAGCTTTCCTAACACCTTCCGGCCAATTGATCCGAGCCCCGAATGGTGTAGTTCCTAACTTTCTCCAGAATATGACTCAGGCTGTTCAGCTACCGAATG CTGGTCAGGCTACGCTTACTATCCCGGGAACTAATATAACAATCCCCTTGGGTACGGCAAACACCGCAGCTAATGTTCTAgctcaacagcaacaacaacagcagcagcaacagcagcaacaagcTGCAGTTGTGGCTGCTGCTACCGGTCAACAGCAAGCACAGGCCCAACAGCAAacgcaacagcaacagcagcagcaacaacatcaAGCTCAACAGCAACACCAAGCTGTAGCCACGACTGCCCAGCAGATTCAGCAAGTTCAACCACAGGCAACGATAACCATTCCTGGAACCAATATCCAGGTACCGGCCTCGGCATTAACAACGCAAAACATTTTGCCTAACAATATCACAACCATTAAACTGGAAGGAG GTCAAAATGTGCAAGTCCGACCGGCAGCTGCGATACCTCAGGTTGTTCAATTCCCGATGCAACAGACCGTTCCGGTACAGGTTCCGATATCGACCGGCAACGGGCAAACAGTTTATCAAACCGTCCACGTGCCAATCCAAGCTATCGGTTCTGCCTTCGTTCAACCGCAGATGCAGGTGATCCCGCAGATTCCTCAGGTGGCAAACATCATCACTCCTTCGGGGCAGATTCAGCAAGTTCAGCTCACGTCGATTAACCCGCTAGCCGGACTGCAGGCAGCCGCGGCTCCTCAGAACATCATTCTCCAGCAGCAACCCAACCTGACCCAAACAGCCGCCTCGGCAGCTGTCAATGCGTCCAATCCGCTAGTGACATCCTTGCACGGAGGATCCGTACAACCGGGTGTTGCTACAACGCAAGATAACGGTCAGCAATCGCAGTCTCAAACACAGGCCCAGCCGCAACCCATTACGATAGCTGGACCGCAGGTGGGGCAGCAGATCACGGTGATACCTTCCAACACGCTGCCACAGCTTCGACAGAATGCAACCAACATCATCCAGGTGCCGAACATACCCGGCCTCCAGGCGATCCCGGTACAGAACATTCCGGGCATCGGCAACGTTCAAGTGATCCCTTCAAATTTCATGCAACCGGTTCAACCGCAAACAGCGGCGTCGCAGCCTCAGTTGAACCCGGTCAATCAAACAGGGCAAACTATGTCCCTTCAGCAGGCAGCGGCGCATCAATTATCAAATATAAAGCCGGATCCAAGCGACCCCGGTAAGGGTTGGTTCATCAAGCAGGAAGTTATGCCAATTCAACCGGTAGTGTCGGTCGCAGGAACCGGCTCTGGTGCTGGTAACGGAGTCACAGGTGGCAGTGGCACCGGTACCAGCATGCCCACGCACATACAACCTTCCCCAGCCGGGAGTAGTTCCTTACCCATCCAACCGAGTCCGGCGCTCGTAAATGTGGGCCCAGCGATCCATCAGATCAAAGGAGAAATCCTTCATTCGCCGACGACCACACAAACCTCGGTCAACGTAAACATAAGCCTATCGGGGGACGGAGGAGGAGGCGGGGGCGGTGGTCACGGAGCTCCCCGATCGGCCGGTGGCGATCGTAATTCGGAGGTCGGTGCAGGTGAACCTCAGAAGCCTCGCGTTCGGCGGGTCGCCTGTACCTGTCCCAACTGTGAAACCAAGGGCGAGGGACCTCCGAACAGCAAGAAGCAACATATCTGTCACGTGAGCGGCTGCAACAAGGTCTACGGCAAGACGTCCCATCTGAGGGCGCATCTCCGGTGGCACACAGGTGggtga
- the LOC129759565 gene encoding putative uncharacterized protein DDB_G0271606 isoform X1 has translation MDSSQGNLAPGQEIRVVSASVVAQLQAQGLQGNELNAAIMAASQPQTAAQQAVQQQQIQQQQQLQQQQLQQQQLQQQQQQQQQQQQQQQQQHQQQQQTQQQQHQQQLQQQHAQNQSQQNMAQAVQQQQQQQQQQQQAATQQAQLQQQVQQLAQLSQAQQQANHQPQVITLQQLQNFLPQHQLNTITTADGTPVQVAVSSATTTPVGTPVKTFVTSPQVQQPQILNLQGIPQQILPGGQIIQNPNGLFQMIQPVQTVNVDGQDTLFVPGGIQGNPLAGAQAVQINGQQAFLTPSGQLIRAPNGVVPNFLQNMTQAVQLPNAGQATLTIPGTNITIPLGTANTAANVLAQQQQQQQQQQQQQAAVVAAATGQQQAQAQQQTQQQQQQQQHQAQQQHQAVATTAQQIQQVQPQATITIPGTNIQVPASALTTQNILPNNITTIKLEGGQNVQVRPAAAIPQVVQFPMQQTVPVQVPISTGNGQTVYQTVHVPIQAIGSAFVQPQMQVIPQIPQVANIITPSGQIQQVQLTSINPLAGLQAAAAPQNIILQQQPNLTQTAASAAVNASNPLVTSLHGGSVQPGVATTQDNGQQSQSQTQAQPQPITIAGPQVGQQITVIPSNTLPQLRQNATNIIQVPNIPGLQAIPVQNIPGIGNVQVIPSNFMQPVQPQTAASQPQLNPVNQTGQTMSLQQAAAHQLSNIKPDPSDPGKGWFIKQEVMPIQPVVSVAGTGSGAGNGVTGGSGTGTSMPTHIQPSPAGSSSLPIQPSPALVNVGPAIHQIKGEILHSPTTTQTSVNVNISLSGDGGGGGGGGHGAPRSAGGDRNSEVGAGEPQKPRVRRVACTCPNCETKGEGPPNSKKQHICHVSGCNKVYGKTSHLRAHLRWHTGG, from the exons ATGGACTCCTCGCAGGGCAATTTAGCGCCCGGCCAAGAGATTCGTGTCGTCAGTGCCTCGGTAGTGGCCCAACTCCAGGCTCAAGGATTGCAG ggCAATGAACTCAATGCAGCTATCATGGCTGCATCGCAGCCGCAAACCGCTGCACAGCAAGCTGTACAGCAGCAACAAatacagcaacaacagcagcttCAACAGCAGCAacttcagcagcagcaactgcagcaacagcagcagcaacaacagcagcagcaacagcaacagcagcaacaacatcaacaacagcagcaaacacagcaacaacaacatcagcagcagctGCAGCAACAACACGCGCAGAACCAATCTCAGCAAAACATGGCACAAGCG gtgcagcaacagcagcagcagcagcaacaacaacaacaagcagCAACGCAACAAGCACAGCTGCAGCAACAGGTTCAACAGCTTGCTCAGCTGTCGCAAGCTCAGCAGCAAGCAAATCACCAACCACAAGTCATCACACTTCAGCAGCTACAGAATTTCCTACCCCAGCATCAGCTGAATACCATCACAACTGCCGATGGAACGCCCGTTCAGGTCGCAGTATCCTCGGCAACAACCACACCAGTTGGAACCCCAGTTAAAACATTCGTTACATCTCCTCAAGTGCAGCAGCCGCAGATACTGAACCTCCAAGGGATACCACAGCAGATACTACCGGGAGGACAAATCATTCAGAATCCCAACGGActttttcaaatgattcaacCAGTGCAGACGGTTAACGTAGATGGGCAGGACACCCTGTTTGTACCGGGTGGAATACAGGGTAATCCACTGGCCGGTGCCCAGGCGGTGCAGATCAATGGTCAACAAGCTTTCCTAACACCTTCCGGCCAATTGATCCGAGCCCCGAATGGTGTAGTTCCTAACTTTCTCCAGAATATGACTCAGGCTGTTCAGCTACCGAATG CTGGTCAGGCTACGCTTACTATCCCGGGAACTAATATAACAATCCCCTTGGGTACGGCAAACACCGCAGCTAATGTTCTAgctcaacagcaacaacaacagcagcagcaacagcagcaacaagcTGCAGTTGTGGCTGCTGCTACCGGTCAACAGCAAGCACAGGCCCAACAGCAAacgcaacagcaacagcagcagcaacaacatcaAGCTCAACAGCAACACCAAGCTGTAGCCACGACTGCCCAGCAGATTCAGCAAGTTCAACCACAGGCAACGATAACCATTCCTGGAACCAATATCCAGGTACCGGCCTCGGCATTAACAACGCAAAACATTTTGCCTAACAATATCACAACCATTAAACTGGAAGGAG GTCAAAATGTGCAAGTCCGACCGGCAGCTGCGATACCTCAGGTTGTTCAATTCCCGATGCAACAGACCGTTCCGGTACAGGTTCCGATATCGACCGGCAACGGGCAAACAGTTTATCAAACCGTCCACGTGCCAATCCAAGCTATCGGTTCTGCCTTCGTTCAACCGCAGATGCAGGTGATCCCGCAGATTCCTCAGGTGGCAAACATCATCACTCCTTCGGGGCAGATTCAGCAAGTTCAGCTCACGTCGATTAACCCGCTAGCCGGACTGCAGGCAGCCGCGGCTCCTCAGAACATCATTCTCCAGCAGCAACCCAACCTGACCCAAACAGCCGCCTCGGCAGCTGTCAATGCGTCCAATCCGCTAGTGACATCCTTGCACGGAGGATCCGTACAACCGGGTGTTGCTACAACGCAAGATAACGGTCAGCAATCGCAGTCTCAAACACAGGCCCAGCCGCAACCCATTACGATAGCTGGACCGCAGGTGGGGCAGCAGATCACGGTGATACCTTCCAACACGCTGCCACAGCTTCGACAGAATGCAACCAACATCATCCAGGTGCCGAACATACCCGGCCTCCAGGCGATCCCGGTACAGAACATTCCGGGCATCGGCAACGTTCAAGTGATCCCTTCAAATTTCATGCAACCGGTTCAACCGCAAACAGCGGCGTCGCAGCCTCAGTTGAACCCGGTCAATCAAACAGGGCAAACTATGTCCCTTCAGCAGGCAGCGGCGCATCAATTATCAAATATAAAGCCGGATCCAAGCGACCCCGGTAAGGGTTGGTTCATCAAGCAGGAAGTTATGCCAATTCAACCGGTAGTGTCGGTCGCAGGAACCGGCTCTGGTGCTGGTAACGGAGTCACAGGTGGCAGTGGCACCGGTACCAGCATGCCCACGCACATACAACCTTCCCCAGCCGGGAGTAGTTCCTTACCCATCCAACCGAGTCCGGCGCTCGTAAATGTGGGCCCAGCGATCCATCAGATCAAAGGAGAAATCCTTCATTCGCCGACGACCACACAAACCTCGGTCAACGTAAACATAAGCCTATCGGGGGACGGAGGAGGAGGCGGGGGCGGTGGTCACGGAGCTCCCCGATCGGCCGGTGGCGATCGTAATTCGGAGGTCGGTGCAGGTGAACCTCAGAAGCCTCGCGTTCGGCGGGTCGCCTGTACCTGTCCCAACTGTGAAACCAAGGGCGAGGGACCTCCGAACAGCAAGAAGCAACATATCTGTCACGTGAGCGGCTGCAACAAGGTCTACGGCAAGACGTCCCATCTGAGGGCGCATCTCCGGTGGCACACAGGTGggtga
- the LOC129759565 gene encoding histone-lysine N-methyltransferase 2D-like isoform X3, which translates to MDSSQGNLAPGQEIRVVSASVVAQLQAQGLQGNELNAAIMAASQPQTAAQQAVQQQQIQQQQQLQQQQLQQQQLQQQQQQQQQQQQQQQQQHQQQQQTQQQQHQQQLQQQHAQNQSQQNMAQAVQQQQQQQQQQQQAATQQAQLQQQVQQLAQLSQAQQQANHQPQVITLQQLQNFLPQHQLNTITTADGTPVQVAVSSATTTPVGTPVKTFVTSPQVQQPQILNLQGIPQQILPGGQIIQNPNGLFQMIQPVQTVNVDGQDTLFVPGGIQGNPLAGAQAVQINGQQAFLTPSGQLIRAPNGVVPNFLQNMTQAVQLPNGQNVQVRPAAAIPQVVQFPMQQTVPVQVPISTGNGQTVYQTVHVPIQAIGSAFVQPQMQVIPQIPQVANIITPSGQIQQVQLTSINPLAGLQAAAAPQNIILQQQPNLTQTAASAAVNASNPLVTSLHGGSVQPGVATTQDNGQQSQSQTQAQPQPITIAGPQVGQQITVIPSNTLPQLRQNATNIIQVPNIPGLQAIPVQNIPGIGNVQVIPSNFMQPVQPQTAASQPQLNPVNQTGQTMSLQQAAAHQLSNIKPDPSDPGKGWFIKQEVMPIQPVVSVAGTGSGAGNGVTGGSGTGTSMPTHIQPSPAGSSSLPIQPSPALVNVGPAIHQIKGEILHSPTTTQTSVNVNISLSGDGGGGGGGGHGAPRSAGGDRNSEVGAGEPQKPRVRRVACTCPNCETKGEGPPNSKKQHICHVSGCNKVYGKTSHLRAHLRWHTGG; encoded by the exons ATGGACTCCTCGCAGGGCAATTTAGCGCCCGGCCAAGAGATTCGTGTCGTCAGTGCCTCGGTAGTGGCCCAACTCCAGGCTCAAGGATTGCAG ggCAATGAACTCAATGCAGCTATCATGGCTGCATCGCAGCCGCAAACCGCTGCACAGCAAGCTGTACAGCAGCAACAAatacagcaacaacagcagcttCAACAGCAGCAacttcagcagcagcaactgcagcaacagcagcagcaacaacagcagcagcaacagcaacagcagcaacaacatcaacaacagcagcaaacacagcaacaacaacatcagcagcagctGCAGCAACAACACGCGCAGAACCAATCTCAGCAAAACATGGCACAAGCG gtgcagcaacagcagcagcagcagcaacaacaacaacaagcagCAACGCAACAAGCACAGCTGCAGCAACAGGTTCAACAGCTTGCTCAGCTGTCGCAAGCTCAGCAGCAAGCAAATCACCAACCACAAGTCATCACACTTCAGCAGCTACAGAATTTCCTACCCCAGCATCAGCTGAATACCATCACAACTGCCGATGGAACGCCCGTTCAGGTCGCAGTATCCTCGGCAACAACCACACCAGTTGGAACCCCAGTTAAAACATTCGTTACATCTCCTCAAGTGCAGCAGCCGCAGATACTGAACCTCCAAGGGATACCACAGCAGATACTACCGGGAGGACAAATCATTCAGAATCCCAACGGActttttcaaatgattcaacCAGTGCAGACGGTTAACGTAGATGGGCAGGACACCCTGTTTGTACCGGGTGGAATACAGGGTAATCCACTGGCCGGTGCCCAGGCGGTGCAGATCAATGGTCAACAAGCTTTCCTAACACCTTCCGGCCAATTGATCCGAGCCCCGAATGGTGTAGTTCCTAACTTTCTCCAGAATATGACTCAGGCTGTTCAGCTACCGAATG GTCAAAATGTGCAAGTCCGACCGGCAGCTGCGATACCTCAGGTTGTTCAATTCCCGATGCAACAGACCGTTCCGGTACAGGTTCCGATATCGACCGGCAACGGGCAAACAGTTTATCAAACCGTCCACGTGCCAATCCAAGCTATCGGTTCTGCCTTCGTTCAACCGCAGATGCAGGTGATCCCGCAGATTCCTCAGGTGGCAAACATCATCACTCCTTCGGGGCAGATTCAGCAAGTTCAGCTCACGTCGATTAACCCGCTAGCCGGACTGCAGGCAGCCGCGGCTCCTCAGAACATCATTCTCCAGCAGCAACCCAACCTGACCCAAACAGCCGCCTCGGCAGCTGTCAATGCGTCCAATCCGCTAGTGACATCCTTGCACGGAGGATCCGTACAACCGGGTGTTGCTACAACGCAAGATAACGGTCAGCAATCGCAGTCTCAAACACAGGCCCAGCCGCAACCCATTACGATAGCTGGACCGCAGGTGGGGCAGCAGATCACGGTGATACCTTCCAACACGCTGCCACAGCTTCGACAGAATGCAACCAACATCATCCAGGTGCCGAACATACCCGGCCTCCAGGCGATCCCGGTACAGAACATTCCGGGCATCGGCAACGTTCAAGTGATCCCTTCAAATTTCATGCAACCGGTTCAACCGCAAACAGCGGCGTCGCAGCCTCAGTTGAACCCGGTCAATCAAACAGGGCAAACTATGTCCCTTCAGCAGGCAGCGGCGCATCAATTATCAAATATAAAGCCGGATCCAAGCGACCCCGGTAAGGGTTGGTTCATCAAGCAGGAAGTTATGCCAATTCAACCGGTAGTGTCGGTCGCAGGAACCGGCTCTGGTGCTGGTAACGGAGTCACAGGTGGCAGTGGCACCGGTACCAGCATGCCCACGCACATACAACCTTCCCCAGCCGGGAGTAGTTCCTTACCCATCCAACCGAGTCCGGCGCTCGTAAATGTGGGCCCAGCGATCCATCAGATCAAAGGAGAAATCCTTCATTCGCCGACGACCACACAAACCTCGGTCAACGTAAACATAAGCCTATCGGGGGACGGAGGAGGAGGCGGGGGCGGTGGTCACGGAGCTCCCCGATCGGCCGGTGGCGATCGTAATTCGGAGGTCGGTGCAGGTGAACCTCAGAAGCCTCGCGTTCGGCGGGTCGCCTGTACCTGTCCCAACTGTGAAACCAAGGGCGAGGGACCTCCGAACAGCAAGAAGCAACATATCTGTCACGTGAGCGGCTGCAACAAGGTCTACGGCAAGACGTCCCATCTGAGGGCGCATCTCCGGTGGCACACAGGTGggtga